A region of Burkholderiales bacterium JOSHI_001 DNA encodes the following proteins:
- a CDS encoding flagellar motor switch protein FliG (PFAM: FliG C-terminal domain~TIGRFAM: flagellar motor switch protein FliG): protein MDDAGLENAAILLMSLGEEEAAEVFKHLAPKEVQKLGETIAKLKTVSREKVGEVLEKFSEQASAHHSLVNDTDEYVKSVLRRALGDDKANLLIDRILQGSDISGIESLKWMDAASVAELLRNEHPQIVAAILVHLDFDQAGSVLKTFPERQRNEVMVRIATLDGIQPTALKDLNEVLSKVLAGGDKLKKASLGGAKTAAEIINLMGSSVETSVLDFIREADADLAQKIQDNMFTFDDLNKLDDKGIQAVLKEVQSESLVIALKGATPEMREKVFKNMSSRAAETLREDLDSRGPVRVSEVESEQKEMLKIVRRLVDEGQIVLASGGADEFL from the coding sequence ATGGACGACGCTGGCCTGGAGAACGCTGCCATCTTGCTGATGTCCCTCGGCGAGGAAGAAGCCGCCGAGGTCTTCAAGCACCTGGCGCCGAAAGAAGTGCAGAAGCTGGGCGAAACCATCGCCAAGTTGAAGACCGTCAGCCGCGAGAAGGTGGGCGAGGTGCTGGAGAAGTTCAGCGAACAGGCCTCCGCGCACCACAGCCTGGTGAACGACACCGACGAGTACGTGAAGAGCGTGCTGCGCCGGGCGCTGGGCGACGACAAGGCCAACCTGCTGATCGACCGCATCCTGCAGGGCAGCGACATCTCGGGCATTGAAAGCCTGAAGTGGATGGACGCCGCGTCGGTGGCCGAGCTGCTGCGCAACGAACACCCGCAGATCGTGGCCGCCATCCTGGTGCACCTGGACTTCGACCAGGCCGGCTCGGTGCTGAAGACCTTCCCCGAGCGCCAGCGCAACGAGGTGATGGTGCGCATCGCCACGCTGGACGGCATCCAGCCCACCGCGCTGAAGGACCTGAACGAGGTGCTGTCCAAGGTGCTGGCCGGCGGCGACAAGCTGAAGAAGGCCTCGCTGGGCGGCGCCAAGACCGCGGCCGAGATCATCAACCTGATGGGCAGCTCGGTGGAAACCTCGGTGCTGGACTTCATCCGCGAGGCCGACGCCGACCTGGCGCAGAAGATCCAGGACAACATGTTCACCTTCGACGACCTGAACAAGCTGGACGACAAGGGCATCCAGGCGGTGCTGAAGGAAGTGCAGAGCGAATCGCTGGTCATCGCGCTCAAGGGCGCCACCCCCGAGATGCGCGAGAAGGTGTTCAAGAACATGTCCAGCCGCGCCGCCGAAACCCTGCGCGAAGACCTGGACAGCCGCGGCCCGGTGCGCGTGTCCGAGGTGGAAAGCGAGCAGAAGGAAATGCTCAAGATCGTTCGCCGCCTGGTGGATGAAGGCCAGATCGTGCTGGCCAGCGGCGGTGCGGACGAGTTCCTGTGA
- a CDS encoding flagellar hook-length control protein (PFAM: Flagellar hook-length control protein FliK) — MSCASSKTRPSRRPGRASPTSTTQRPTPPHATPADTAGQRQRAADARARGKASAAGERPHAPKADGRAQDRAADAAAEADPKTGPKAGADAAEPTANPRPAPASAQNLAPLQAAAAAAAPCVPAAAAGGAPADADADATMAGPGAAPADPTAPATPAPARAGALPGGAARPDAPGRADAGVPDAPASLASQADPAAPAPAAPAFADVLQATSAAEAGAPAPAAATDEGSPAPPPLAGEIEAEVGSPGFAPALGARLTLLARDGVQEARLALHPADLGPITVQIAVEGAAAHIHFLAEQAATRSAIESSLPQLAAALREGGLTLAGGGVLQQGAGGQGRNDAGGQAGRERRGTRGLSGADENSLGVQQVAARRPGAPRGVVDLYA; from the coding sequence GTGAGCTGCGCCAGCAGCAAGACCAGGCCAAGCCGCCGCCCCGGCCGGGCGAGCCCGACAAGCACGACGCAGCGGCCGACGCCCCCCCACGCCACGCCCGCCGACACGGCCGGCCAGCGCCAGCGTGCGGCCGATGCGCGGGCGCGTGGCAAGGCCAGTGCCGCGGGCGAACGCCCGCACGCACCCAAGGCCGACGGCCGGGCCCAGGACCGTGCGGCGGATGCCGCCGCCGAGGCCGACCCCAAGACCGGCCCCAAGGCCGGTGCCGATGCCGCCGAGCCGACCGCGAACCCACGGCCCGCGCCCGCCAGCGCCCAGAACCTGGCGCCCCTGCAAGCCGCCGCTGCCGCCGCCGCGCCCTGCGTCCCGGCCGCCGCTGCCGGCGGGGCGCCTGCCGACGCCGATGCCGATGCCACGATGGCGGGCCCCGGTGCTGCGCCAGCCGACCCCACGGCACCGGCCACGCCCGCGCCTGCGCGGGCCGGCGCCCTGCCTGGCGGCGCGGCCCGGCCGGACGCCCCGGGCCGCGCCGATGCCGGCGTGCCGGACGCCCCGGCCAGCCTGGCGTCTCAGGCCGACCCCGCCGCCCCGGCCCCCGCCGCGCCCGCATTTGCCGACGTGCTGCAGGCCACCAGCGCTGCCGAAGCCGGCGCGCCCGCCCCTGCGGCGGCCACCGATGAAGGCTCGCCCGCACCACCCCCGCTGGCCGGCGAGATCGAGGCCGAGGTCGGCAGCCCCGGCTTTGCCCCTGCGCTGGGCGCCCGGCTCACGCTGCTGGCACGCGACGGCGTGCAGGAAGCGCGCCTGGCGCTGCACCCGGCCGACCTGGGGCCCATCACCGTGCAGATTGCGGTGGAGGGCGCCGCCGCGCACATCCACTTCCTGGCCGAGCAGGCGGCCACGCGCTCGGCCATCGAGTCCTCCTTGCCGCAATTGGCCGCGGCCCTGCGCGAAGGCGGGCTCACACTGGCCGGTGGCGGCGTTCTGCAGCAAGGCGCCGGCGGCCAGGGCCGCAACGACGCCGGCGGCCAGGCTGGCCGCGAACGCCGCGGCACCCGTGGACTGTCCGGTGCCGACGAAAACAGCCTGGGCGTGCAACAAGTCGCAGCCCGCCGCCCCGGCGCGCCGCGCGGCGTGGTGGACCTGTACGCCTAG
- a CDS encoding flagellar biosynthesis/type III secretory pathway protein (PFAM: Flagellar assembly protein FliH), which translates to MANHKTSGPRPVPPPQGSAYSRFIPREELQGFASWTPDPFGAHAHAAAQAAAQSAAKAEASAADSAPAGPSQEDMDAAVAAAHAAGYEDGYRDGLVALDSFKQSFAQQLSAQLGALVATFGTEFDALERDIAASVARVATTLARQVVRSELATRPELVVKVAAEAVNAVLLSANRIVVHVNPQDHALVAQGAADALTARGARLMADMAVQRGGCRVDSDAGVVDARIETRWTQVAQSLGADMPWDGEPDLAVDEEGA; encoded by the coding sequence ATGGCCAACCACAAGACCAGCGGGCCCCGCCCGGTGCCGCCGCCGCAGGGCAGTGCCTACAGCCGCTTCATCCCGCGCGAGGAACTGCAGGGCTTTGCCAGCTGGACGCCGGACCCCTTCGGCGCCCACGCCCACGCGGCGGCGCAGGCGGCGGCGCAGTCCGCCGCCAAGGCCGAAGCCAGTGCGGCGGACAGCGCCCCGGCCGGTCCCAGCCAGGAAGACATGGACGCTGCCGTGGCCGCCGCCCACGCGGCCGGCTATGAAGACGGCTACCGCGACGGCCTGGTGGCCCTGGACAGCTTCAAGCAGAGCTTTGCGCAACAGCTCAGCGCCCAGCTGGGCGCCCTGGTGGCGACCTTTGGCACCGAGTTCGACGCGCTGGAGCGCGACATCGCCGCCAGCGTGGCGCGCGTGGCCACCACGCTGGCGCGCCAGGTGGTGCGCAGCGAACTGGCCACCCGGCCCGAATTGGTGGTGAAGGTGGCGGCCGAAGCGGTGAACGCCGTGCTGCTGTCGGCCAACCGCATCGTGGTGCACGTGAACCCGCAGGACCACGCCCTGGTGGCGCAAGGCGCGGCCGATGCCCTGACCGCCCGTGGCGCACGCCTGATGGCCGACATGGCGGTCCAGCGCGGCGGCTGCCGCGTGGACAGCGACGCCGGCGTGGTGGACGCGCGCATCGAGACCCGCTGGACGCAGGTGGCGCAGTCCCTGGGCGCGGACATGCCCTGGGACGGCGAGCCCGACCTCGCCGTGGACGAGGAAGGCGCATGA
- a CDS encoding flagellar basal body-associated protein (PFAM: Flagellar basal body-associated protein FliL), giving the protein MSAAAAAAPADAAPKKGKKKLIIIIAAVLLLAGVGGGVAVYMMKKKAAEAEAAAAEDGESAGGHAKAAPKKEKKKDDKHAPPVFVPLDPFTVNLADRDSERYAQVGITLEIEDAHFGDELKNYMPAVRNNILMVLAQKTAADLQQHEGKMKLAREIRREALKPMGIEWEDDEDEDTAAAPHGEAKPGAEAPKKKKKKKKTAEEPPIKAVHFSNFIIQ; this is encoded by the coding sequence ATGTCCGCCGCCGCCGCTGCTGCACCTGCCGACGCAGCGCCCAAGAAGGGCAAGAAGAAGCTGATCATCATCATCGCCGCCGTGCTGCTGCTGGCCGGCGTGGGGGGCGGCGTGGCCGTCTACATGATGAAGAAGAAGGCCGCCGAGGCCGAAGCCGCCGCCGCCGAAGACGGCGAGTCCGCAGGCGGCCATGCCAAGGCCGCGCCGAAGAAGGAAAAGAAGAAGGACGACAAGCACGCGCCGCCGGTCTTCGTGCCGCTGGACCCCTTCACCGTGAACCTGGCCGACCGCGACAGCGAGCGCTATGCGCAGGTGGGCATCACGCTGGAGATCGAGGACGCCCACTTCGGCGACGAACTCAAGAACTACATGCCGGCGGTGCGCAACAACATCCTGATGGTGCTGGCGCAGAAGACCGCCGCCGACCTGCAGCAGCACGAAGGCAAGATGAAGCTGGCGCGCGAGATCCGCCGCGAAGCCCTGAAGCCCATGGGCATCGAGTGGGAAGACGACGAGGACGAAGACACGGCCGCCGCGCCGCATGGCGAGGCCAAGCCCGGCGCCGAGGCGCCGAAGAAAAAGAAGAAGAAAAAGAAGACGGCCGAGGAACCGCCCATCAAGGCCGTGCACTTCTCCAACTTCATCATCCAGTGA
- a CDS encoding flagellar protein export ATPase FliI (PFAM: ATP synthase alpha/beta family, nucleotide-binding domain~TIGRFAM: ATPase FliI/YscN family; flagellar protein export ATPase FliI) has protein sequence MSATPVDAPRVQRWTRFLDDLQAYAGLPAPLATQGTLVRITGLVLEAAGVRAPVGAVCQVLGEGDVPVLAEVVGFSGDRAYLMPTGELHGLASGARVLPAPPPHRAPQLGVENHPWRRSEDRGLHLPMGDGLLGRVVDAHGQPMDRRGPLHKTHREPMLRRPINAMDRDPIRTPLDTGVRAINAMLTVGRGQRIGLFAGTGVGKSVLLGMMARYTEADVIVVGLIGERGREVKEFIEDILGEDGITRSVVVAAPADSPPLVRMQGASYATAIAEHFRDQGKHVLLLMDSLTRYAMAQREIALAIGEPPATKGYPPSCFAKLPQLVERSGNGAHGAGSITAFYTVLSEGDDPQDPIADAARGILDGHIVLSRELAEAGHYPAIDVERSVSRVMPAVAPREQLDAARRARSLLAKYNKARDLIQLGAYRPGNDAELDTAVRTQPALAALLQQDMHERATLDTSRHRLKAVLDA, from the coding sequence ATGAGCGCCACCCCGGTCGATGCCCCCCGGGTTCAGCGCTGGACCCGTTTTCTGGATGACCTGCAGGCCTACGCCGGCCTGCCCGCGCCGCTGGCCACCCAGGGCACGCTGGTGCGCATCACCGGCCTGGTGCTGGAAGCCGCCGGCGTGCGCGCGCCGGTGGGCGCGGTGTGCCAAGTGCTGGGCGAGGGGGACGTCCCGGTGCTGGCCGAGGTGGTGGGCTTCTCGGGCGACCGGGCCTACCTCATGCCCACCGGTGAACTGCACGGCCTGGCCAGCGGCGCGCGCGTGCTGCCCGCACCGCCGCCGCACCGCGCGCCGCAGCTGGGGGTGGAAAACCACCCCTGGCGCCGCAGCGAAGACCGCGGCCTGCACCTGCCCATGGGCGACGGCCTGCTGGGCCGCGTGGTGGACGCCCATGGCCAACCCATGGACCGCCGCGGCCCGCTGCACAAGACCCACCGCGAACCCATGCTGCGCCGGCCGATCAACGCGATGGACCGCGACCCCATCCGCACCCCGCTGGACACGGGCGTGCGGGCCATCAATGCCATGCTCACCGTGGGCCGCGGCCAGCGCATCGGCCTGTTCGCCGGCACCGGCGTGGGCAAGAGCGTGCTGCTGGGCATGATGGCGCGCTACACCGAGGCCGACGTCATCGTGGTCGGCCTGATCGGTGAACGTGGCCGCGAGGTGAAGGAATTCATCGAGGACATCCTGGGCGAAGACGGCATCACCCGCAGCGTGGTGGTGGCCGCGCCGGCCGATTCGCCGCCCCTGGTGCGCATGCAGGGTGCCAGTTACGCCACCGCCATTGCCGAACACTTCCGCGACCAGGGCAAGCACGTGCTGCTGCTGATGGACAGCCTGACGCGCTACGCCATGGCCCAGCGCGAAATCGCGCTGGCCATCGGCGAGCCGCCAGCCACCAAGGGCTACCCGCCCAGCTGTTTCGCCAAGCTGCCGCAACTGGTGGAACGCAGCGGCAACGGTGCCCATGGCGCCGGCAGCATCACCGCCTTTTACACGGTCTTGAGCGAAGGCGACGACCCGCAGGACCCGATCGCCGATGCCGCGCGCGGCATCCTGGACGGCCACATCGTGCTGTCGCGTGAACTGGCCGAAGCCGGCCACTACCCGGCCATCGACGTGGAGCGTTCGGTCTCGCGGGTGATGCCCGCCGTGGCCCCGCGCGAGCAGCTGGACGCGGCGCGGCGCGCCCGCTCGCTGCTGGCCAAGTACAACAAGGCGCGCGACCTCATCCAGTTGGGCGCCTACCGCCCCGGCAACGACGCCGAACTGGACACCGCCGTGCGCACCCAGCCCGCGCTGGCCGCCTTGCTGCAGCAGGACATGCACGAACGCGCCACGCTGGACACCAGCCGCCACCGGCTGAAGGCCGTGCTGGACGCCTGA
- a CDS encoding flagellar export protein FliJ (PFAM: Flagellar FliJ protein~TIGRFAM: flagellar export protein FliJ) — MDPGSLLILQDNERTTRDQARMALHDCRQLADHAQAQADQLQQYRADYLQRWSTQFRQQGGIELMQCYQGFMLRLDEAIAQQASAVQHAQMRVQNALAHLAECELRLASVGKLIERRQAEAQRVAQQREQRSSDEAAQRRRRGPGQVSVFGTLGRPA; from the coding sequence ATGGACCCCGGCTCGCTGCTCATCCTGCAGGACAACGAACGCACCACCCGCGACCAGGCCCGCATGGCGCTGCACGACTGCCGCCAGCTGGCCGACCACGCCCAGGCCCAGGCCGACCAGTTGCAACAGTACCGGGCCGACTACCTGCAGCGCTGGTCCACCCAGTTCCGCCAGCAAGGCGGCATCGAGCTGATGCAGTGCTACCAGGGCTTCATGCTCAGGCTGGACGAGGCCATCGCCCAGCAGGCCAGCGCGGTGCAGCACGCGCAGATGCGGGTGCAGAACGCCTTGGCCCACCTGGCCGAATGCGAACTGCGCCTGGCCAGCGTGGGCAAGCTGATCGAACGCCGCCAGGCCGAGGCCCAGCGCGTGGCCCAGCAGCGTGAACAGCGCAGCAGCGACGAAGCCGCCCAGCGCCGCCGGCGCGGACCCGGTCAGGTCAGCGTCTTCGGCACCTTGGGGAGACCCGCATGA
- a CDS encoding flagellar motor switch protein FliN (PFAM: Surface presentation of antigens (SPOA)~TIGRFAM: flagellar motor switch protein FliN) → MATDNADNAAPASEEDAMAAEWAAALAESKTDAPAAGKSGAVSELAQAVDSVSPAAFANFAAGAAATAGNDLNMILDIPVQLTVELGRTRIPIKHILQLAQGSVVELETLAGEPMDVLVNGYLIAQGEVVVVNDKFGIRLTDIATPSERMRRLSRA, encoded by the coding sequence ATGGCAACTGACAACGCCGACAACGCCGCCCCCGCGTCCGAAGAGGACGCGATGGCCGCCGAATGGGCTGCCGCGCTGGCCGAAAGCAAGACCGACGCGCCGGCAGCGGGCAAGTCCGGCGCCGTGTCCGAACTGGCGCAGGCCGTGGACAGTGTCTCGCCAGCGGCCTTCGCCAACTTTGCCGCCGGCGCGGCGGCAACGGCCGGCAATGACCTGAACATGATCCTGGACATCCCGGTGCAGCTGACCGTGGAACTGGGGCGCACCCGCATTCCCATCAAGCACATCCTGCAACTGGCGCAAGGGTCGGTGGTGGAGCTGGAAACCCTGGCGGGTGAGCCGATGGACGTGCTGGTGAACGGCTACCTCATCGCCCAGGGCGAGGTGGTGGTGGTGAACGACAAGTTCGGCATCCGCCTGACCGACATCGCCACGCCCAGCGAGCGCATGCGCCGCTTGTCGCGCGCCTGA
- a CDS encoding flagellar motor switch protein FliM (PFAM: Surface presentation of antigens (SPOA); Flagellar motor switch protein FliM~TIGRFAM: flagellar motor switch protein FliM) — MNQQILSQDEVDALLQGITGESQKLEQEEAPAGGVRTYDLASQERIVRGRMPTMEIISERFARNIRIGLFNMIRKSPEVSIGGIKVQKYSAFLREIVVPTNFNIVSVRPLRGSGLIVCDPTLVFAVIDALYGGAGKFHTRIEGRDFSPTEQRVIQRLVTCITDEYKKAWQGVYPLELDYQRSEMQPQFANIATPSEIVVATSFTLEIGETSGTVHICIPYATLEPIRDVLYSTVQGDQAEPDRRWVQLLKNQIQSAEVTLVAELAHAQTTVEQLLALKAGDFIELDLDPLIQAKVDGVPVLDCHYGTSNGRFALKIDKLLSSSQTGWLGESHGN, encoded by the coding sequence GTGAACCAACAGATCCTCTCGCAGGACGAGGTCGATGCCCTCTTGCAGGGCATCACCGGCGAAAGCCAGAAGCTGGAGCAGGAAGAGGCCCCGGCCGGGGGCGTGCGCACCTACGACCTGGCCAGCCAGGAGCGCATCGTGCGTGGGCGCATGCCCACCATGGAGATCATCAGCGAGCGCTTCGCCCGCAACATCCGCATCGGCCTGTTCAACATGATCAGGAAGAGCCCGGAAGTCTCCATCGGCGGCATCAAGGTGCAGAAGTACAGCGCCTTCCTGCGCGAGATCGTGGTGCCCACCAACTTCAACATCGTCAGCGTTCGGCCCCTGCGCGGCAGCGGCCTGATCGTGTGCGACCCCACGCTGGTGTTCGCGGTGATCGACGCGCTGTACGGCGGCGCCGGCAAGTTCCACACCCGCATCGAAGGGCGCGACTTCAGCCCCACCGAACAGCGCGTCATCCAGCGCCTGGTGACCTGCATCACCGACGAGTACAAGAAGGCCTGGCAGGGCGTCTACCCGCTGGAGCTGGATTACCAGCGCTCCGAAATGCAGCCGCAGTTCGCCAACATCGCCACGCCCAGCGAGATCGTGGTGGCCACCAGCTTCACGCTGGAAATCGGCGAGACCTCCGGCACAGTGCACATCTGCATTCCCTACGCCACGCTGGAACCCATCCGCGACGTGCTGTATTCCACCGTGCAGGGCGACCAGGCCGAACCCGACCGGCGCTGGGTGCAGCTGCTGAAGAACCAGATCCAGAGCGCCGAGGTCACGCTGGTGGCCGAGCTGGCGCACGCCCAGACCACGGTGGAACAACTGCTGGCGCTGAAGGCGGGCGATTTCATTGAGCTGGACCTGGACCCCCTGATCCAGGCCAAGGTGGACGGGGTGCCGGTGCTGGACTGCCACTACGGCACCTCCAACGGGCGCTTCGCGCTGAAGATCGACAAGCTGTTGTCCAGCTCCCAGACGGGCTGGCTCGGAGAATCGCATGGCAACTGA